Below is a genomic region from Cotesia glomerata isolate CgM1 linkage group LG5, MPM_Cglom_v2.3, whole genome shotgun sequence.
CACGAAAATCTTGCTTGCTTAGCTCTTTTTGATGAAACTGTGTCAGTAGAAGAAAAAGTAAAGAtcgtacaaaaaataaattcccagGTAGCGGTCAAAAAGCCTAATAAACGTTTATCAGTCGCTTATGAAGAAATAACGTCGTTATCTGAGAAAAACATAAGCGATTTTGTTAATCCAAActcgttgtttatttttgaacaatttgaGCTCCCCTATGAATTTTTGCATACAGATCCAAGTTTGTGGGAATCAAATCTTGAGTATAAACGATGTTATGATacattcaaaaagttaaaagtagTAAACGATACTGCGGAAAGAGGAGTAGCGCTAGCCGAAAGTTTTAATGAAGTATTGACTTATAACGAAGATGAAAgacaaagaatttttcaaactgtTCAGCACCATCGATCTCAATACACATCGTGTAAAAAATCACAATATATTGACAATGAATTAATCTAACAATTCATTTTTCtgctttcaataataattaattggtattgttgtttttatttttattaaataattattgttgttaatataattcgaactattataatttaataaactgttaataatatataaattatttaagtgtaATTGAATTCATAAGTTTTATGCAGAAACTCGtaaatccattatttattaaagattcttaagatataagcttttaTAGTGTAAGATACTTATCATATCCTGTTTTTctagccttaaaaaaatatattgaagaaaaaatataaaaaacagagaaagtaaacaagatattaataagtttaaatcaatgatcggccaaaatttcacgaaaaaatatattcaaggctTAATATCTCGCTTAATATTGATCTTAGCGATTTGGTCCATAGgactttttttgttggaaattgaattctctacaagtttgttattcatattttttccgtagctcttgatatttacgagataaatgcgaaaaaacgccaattttatgaaaaaatcaggtTCAGTGGCCCGTACTGCCTCGCCAGTGTGAGTTACGACTTTGCGGCAATGGgcacttttgtagagcgttcaattcttagaaaaaaccatcttcgattaaagtgatcccatgaaatgccgctgagctttagaaattcaaaaattaaaaatcaaagtttttgtgtattttcaatgggaaatattcacatgccttggtcgaggacgttaattaatattaagagctcaaactttcagggaatttttttttgggtatttccaacaagaattcacgatgggaccgaaaaaaaaaaaataaagtaaaaaaaaaaatcaccctaatatatatatatgtatatatatatatatatatgagaaaGCTCGGTtgtgaaaaaacaaaatattaaaattattaaatgttacgTTGCAATTAATCAATCTGACGTGGTATATTAAGTTAATTCATTTCAAATTCTCATTTGATTCCACTGCTTGAacaatcaagaaaataatgatGTGGTTTAATTGTCAtgatataaattgaataaagaaaataaactctaaagataataattaatgctgATTTTCCGTGACCATTCGAGTGAATTTGTGATTCGATTAGTGTatggttgattcgttcgttaGTTTTCGAGGAAGTAAAGTTAAGATGCGGGCTGTGGGCAATGAAAGGAGAAGAGATGGACGATGGCGCCTGCCAAGCTATCAATGTGACTCCTTGTACTTCGGACgcatatttttagaaatatcaGTAGTATTTGTAcccagaaaaaaatgaaacgaAACTGAGGATACATCAACTTTCTTAACAGGACAATAGAACCTATTGTCGACGTTTCAACGAGTCTGGAATGACATACTACTCCCTCGAGAACTGGGAACACTCAGGTACTTGAGcttctacactgataaaaaaattgacttgactcaaaagccaaactcttgaaccaagaattccattttgaagaaaaatattttcttgagtcaagagaataaattcttgactcaagaaaattttcttagaccaagaataatttcttagctcaagaatttattctcttgacttaagaatatcattttcttcaaaatggtattcttggtccaagagtttggctcttgagtcaagtcaatttttttatcagtgtagagACTTTTCACCAAAGTCAATGTAAAGTCTGAGtactttttttgtatgatagCTGCCTTAAGGTTTAATTAGTGATGCATTACGATGATGTCATTTTAATGTCATCGGTTGATCAATGATTCTAATGTCACTGATTTtgatacttttaatttaaaccaATTCGACTCACAATTACTaagcaaaattattcttttctaAGATGACACTGCTGTTAATTGACTTCATTTTATTACCTATGAAATAgattattcattcatttatataTTCAGAGGCAGAATTGCTCTATTAATCACGTAACGTATTCAATTAGGGCTAGACGGTGCcaactattttaaatatttaactaatttttagataaattagtAATCCAAATTGACGGTTTACTTCAAAAATCTCgtatgttaaaaaaagtaattatttagaaGAGGGGAAAAAACCTATCGTTTAACTATAGGAAGTACATACAAATTTGAAGATacgatattttattatttttagttaataatgtTTGCTTTCATGGATTTTACTGAAAAATGATTACTCTATCAGTAGAAGGtgattttgaatgtttttatcTAACAATCGAGTCAGACAATTCCGCGAAAAATTGACGTAAagaaactttataaaattgattttgaacACCGATAAACAGGTCTTCAGGCCTATAAGATTATTCagcttgaaaaaatattcttgaatcCCTTAACCAAGAAAgagagtacaaaaaaattacgaatccTTTTTTTCGTGCTATTGCTTAGAATTATGTTAGAACTataagtctaaaaaaatttttactggtAGATGCAAAAACTAGAATCTTGTCAAAagtactcttttttttttaacttcgatattaattttcacttaaacgaaacccgtcaaaaattgctgaaaattaaaatttttttttgctatctcaatttttatttagagtaTATTGCTTCAATAAACAATGTTTCTTCTTTGGGTGATTTGATCATCTGCCTGGGTTTTTTCGTAGACATACCGATAAGCAAACCTTATTTTTTTGACGATATTTcattttcgaaaaataaattttttttttcacttgttaagggggtaccccattttacccccaaaaaattaaaaagatttattggCGGTAACcagaaatttttgttatttacttacaaaataaCTTAACAAAATAAGATTCAGCGTATTTTAGTCCCCAATAACTTCAGATTTCCTTAAGTACCCCCgttttgcccccccccccccgcCCCTATaagaaatatgaaaaaatcacgtgaatactcaaatgaaaggtctcgatgagtgtaacatcggaatgagctcatatctttaaaaatgtcaataattaagaaatgacaatGTATCTTGTCAGCTAATGATATttgtaaagatataagctcatctcgatataACACTCGtggagacctttcatttgattacccacatgaattttttaaatacttcatACATATTCATAACTtaagtatttatatataaatagaatATAAAAAGGAATTAATTGAAAccaaatttcaataattttttaagaagttattttgaatgattttgCGCGCTTTAATTAttgctttttaaaaatttcaaacttgaaggaaatatgtataaataattttttatgaggaaaagaaatttttagttttgatgttttattatttagtattaGTGGAATTTATATTCAGTGTAAATTCAGTGaatcgttttattttatttattacgtgATTTAGTGTATGTCACGCTATTTTATTGTGTCAGCGATTTGGCATTTTGTTCTTCATTTTATTGTagcatttgttatttttatttcgagtCAGCGCCAAGACAACTTTCGGGTTTAGTTTTGTCCATTATTATTGTCAcggttattttattacattttgtGTGCAGTGAACTCGTTGATCACTTGgtctgaataaattttttgccggcataacaaagtttttttatGGAGTACAAAAcaatgtcagaaaattgaggaattaaaaaatggtagATTTTC
It encodes:
- the LOC123264651 gene encoding uncharacterized protein LOC123264651, with the translated sequence MRKLNHHPRNDYKEFLELSCIFLGGIKSHRAEFKAPGAFHHARWLSKALYCLKIYMFRNQFKMGANEKKILQKICVFIVIFYVKIWFTALNAINAPNSDLQLVKDLIDYRKIHPEIANAALDKLSRHLWYLHENLACLALFDETVSVEEKVKIVQKINSQVAVKKPNKRLSVAYEEITSLSEKNISDFVNPNSLFIFEQFELPYEFLHTDPSLWESNLEYKRCYDTFKKLKVVNDTAERGVALAESFNEVLTYNEDERQRIFQTVQHHRSQYTSCKKSQYIDNELI